The Streptomyces sp. P9-A4 genome contains a region encoding:
- a CDS encoding DUF7927 domain-containing protein, with protein sequence MRFRQHHSGRVLAAAGLIGLAAGSLAFTAAGPAAADVVEPFGKRYDASLYGDFATLGNTVMGCPAAPADMAARCATAAGGQGPDNNNTFVMERVDTAGTGGGYGSSTGHVQIPAGAEVAYARLFWGGNDGTYKGPSGARLKRCDISGADVGRSPGDPTTTAPVIRVGSGPAVPVSIDSMVADPEDTDGPHYYTGESDVTAAFAGVSGTDARIAVGNVWAPNGKGCVAGWSLTVVHRFPGPDPVKAPERRMVHVYGGHVLQRPASPATTITVDGFRRGPGTVRASVTAYEGDWNTPGDTFLVDGKNVTEARTGNTNNFFVSEDDGAVDPRTTNNLSIDTKVFDVPAGAVPPGATSAGLTFSTSGDTYVPSGLALSVPVPDLEITRTASPRTVKPGDTLTYTITAKNISPLDYPNATFGDDLTGNLDDADYNGDVRTTGPGAATYRKPRISYTGTIPAGKTATVTYSVKIKNPPAGDGKLRNSVVVETPRSNCGEGSEDPSCAVAPEIDRPKPTPTPPPTPTPTPTPVDPTPTPTAPDPTPTPTDDPKPPVTDEPSSPAPPAPGPHGNRSGLMAETGGNGERLWLLGALGLALAATGVVARAAMRGRRD encoded by the coding sequence ATGCGCTTCAGACAACATCACTCGGGCAGGGTGCTCGCGGCGGCCGGACTGATCGGACTGGCGGCGGGCTCGCTCGCGTTCACGGCGGCGGGACCGGCCGCCGCGGACGTGGTCGAGCCCTTCGGCAAGCGGTACGACGCGTCGCTGTACGGCGACTTCGCGACGCTCGGCAACACGGTCATGGGCTGTCCGGCCGCCCCCGCGGACATGGCGGCGCGCTGCGCGACGGCGGCGGGCGGCCAGGGCCCGGACAACAACAACACCTTCGTGATGGAGCGGGTCGACACGGCGGGAACCGGGGGCGGATACGGCTCCAGCACCGGCCATGTCCAGATCCCGGCGGGCGCCGAGGTGGCGTACGCCCGGCTCTTCTGGGGCGGCAACGACGGCACGTACAAGGGTCCGAGCGGTGCCCGGCTGAAGCGTTGCGACATCTCCGGCGCGGACGTCGGACGCTCCCCCGGCGACCCGACGACGACCGCCCCGGTGATCAGGGTCGGTTCGGGTCCGGCGGTCCCGGTCTCGATCGACAGCATGGTCGCGGACCCGGAGGACACCGACGGGCCGCACTACTACACAGGCGAGTCGGACGTGACCGCCGCCTTCGCGGGCGTCTCGGGGACGGACGCGCGGATCGCGGTCGGGAACGTCTGGGCGCCCAACGGCAAGGGCTGCGTGGCGGGCTGGTCCCTGACGGTGGTCCACAGGTTCCCCGGCCCGGACCCGGTCAAGGCGCCCGAGCGCCGGATGGTCCACGTGTACGGCGGCCACGTCCTCCAGCGCCCGGCCTCCCCCGCGACCACGATCACCGTGGACGGCTTCCGCCGGGGCCCCGGCACGGTACGGGCGAGCGTGACGGCGTACGAGGGCGACTGGAACACCCCCGGCGACACGTTCCTCGTCGACGGCAAGAACGTCACCGAGGCCCGCACGGGCAACACCAACAACTTCTTCGTCAGCGAGGACGACGGCGCCGTCGACCCCAGGACGACCAACAACCTGAGCATCGACACCAAGGTTTTCGACGTCCCGGCCGGCGCGGTCCCGCCGGGCGCGACCTCGGCCGGTCTGACCTTCTCCACCAGCGGCGACACCTATGTGCCGTCCGGTCTCGCCCTCTCCGTACCGGTCCCCGACCTGGAGATCACCAGGACGGCGAGCCCGCGCACGGTGAAGCCGGGCGACACGCTCACGTACACGATCACCGCGAAGAACATCAGCCCGCTCGACTACCCGAACGCCACGTTCGGCGACGACCTCACCGGGAACCTCGACGACGCCGACTACAACGGGGACGTACGGACGACGGGCCCGGGCGCGGCGACGTACAGGAAGCCGAGGATCTCGTACACCGGGACCATCCCGGCCGGGAAGACGGCGACCGTCACCTACTCGGTGAAGATCAAGAACCCGCCGGCCGGGGACGGGAAGCTCCGCAACAGCGTGGTGGTCGAGACACCCCGCTCGAACTGCGGCGAAGGCAGCGAGGACCCGTCGTGCGCGGTGGCCCCGGAGATCGACAGGCCGAAGCCGACCCCGACGCCGCCCCCGACACCCACCCCGACGCCCACCCCGGTGGACCCGACCCCGACCCCGACGGCCCCCGACCCCACCCCGACCCCGACCGACGACCCCAAGCCGCCGGTGACCGACGAGCCGTCCTCCCCCGCTCCCCCGGCCCCCGGCCCGCACGGAAACCGCAGTGGCCTGATGGCCGAGACGGGCGGCAACGGCGAGCGACTGTGGCTGCTCGGCGCACTGGGCCTGGCGCTGGCGGCGACGGGCGTGGTGGCGAGAGCGGCGATGCGAGGCCGACGCGACTGA
- a CDS encoding glucosyl-3-phosphoglycerate synthase has protein sequence MLEEVERWLDRRSWSVADRPLERILAAKRNTRVSVVLPALNEEATVGEIVAVIRRELMTEAVPLVDELVVIDSGSTDRTAEVAAAAGARVVARDAILPRIPAVPGKGEVLWRSLMVTSGDVVCFVDADLRDFSADFVTGIVGPLLTDPEVDFVKAMYDRPLGDAPGQGGRVTELVARPLLNLHWPQLAGFVQPLGGEYAARRSLLERLPFPVGYGVELALLVDALHTAGLDALAQVDVGVRRHRHQDGQALGRMAAAIYRTAQLRLSRGHLVRPRLTQFERGEKGFEPRTYAVDTEERPPMAEIAEYAHRRVA, from the coding sequence GTGCTGGAAGAGGTGGAGCGCTGGCTGGACCGGCGGTCCTGGTCCGTGGCGGACCGGCCGCTGGAGCGAATCCTCGCGGCCAAGCGGAACACGAGGGTCAGCGTCGTCCTGCCCGCGCTGAACGAGGAGGCGACGGTCGGCGAGATCGTCGCCGTGATCCGCCGCGAGCTGATGACGGAGGCCGTGCCGCTGGTCGACGAGCTGGTGGTGATCGACTCGGGTTCCACGGACCGGACGGCGGAGGTCGCGGCGGCGGCCGGCGCGCGGGTGGTGGCGCGGGACGCGATCCTCCCCCGGATACCGGCGGTGCCGGGCAAGGGCGAGGTCCTGTGGCGGTCACTGATGGTGACGAGCGGGGATGTCGTCTGCTTCGTGGACGCGGATCTGCGGGACTTCTCCGCGGACTTCGTGACGGGGATCGTGGGCCCGCTGCTCACGGACCCGGAGGTGGACTTCGTGAAGGCGATGTACGACCGTCCCCTGGGTGACGCCCCAGGCCAGGGTGGCCGGGTGACGGAGCTGGTGGCGCGCCCGCTGCTGAACCTCCACTGGCCGCAGCTGGCCGGTTTCGTACAGCCGCTGGGCGGCGAGTACGCGGCGCGCCGCTCGTTGCTCGAACGGCTGCCGTTCCCGGTCGGTTACGGAGTGGAGCTGGCGCTGCTCGTGGACGCCCTGCACACGGCGGGTCTGGACGCGCTCGCCCAGGTGGACGTGGGGGTGCGCAGGCACCGGCACCAGGACGGGCAGGCGCTGGGCCGGATGGCGGCGGCGATCTACCGGACGGCGCAGCTGCGGCTCTCGCGGGGTCATCTGGTGCGGCCGCGGCTGACCCAGTTCGAGCGGGGCGAGAAGGGCTTCGAGCCGCGGACGTACGCGGTGGACACGGAGGAGCGGCCGCCGATGGCCGAAATCGCGGAGTACGCGCACCGTCGCGTGGCGTAA
- the thrC gene encoding threonine synthase: protein MRRKGLASMAVQTVTPATSVDLGPASGLSCRECGEVFALGPIFACELCFGPLEVAYDLPLGDPEALRKQIEAGPANIWRYAPLLPVPADVADKPNLNPGWTKLVQADNLAREIGVAPGKLFVKDDSGNPTHSFKDRVVAQAIEAARAFGFTTLSCSSTGNLAGAVGAAAARAGFRSCVFIPHDLEQGKVVMAGVYGGDLVAIEGNYDDVNRFCSELIGDPLGEGWGFVNVNLRPYYGEGSKTLAYEICEQLGWVIPDQLVIPIASGSQLTKIDKGLQELIKLGLVEDKPYKIFGAQAEGCSPVSVAFKAGQDVVRPQKPNTIAKSLAIGNPADGPYVLDIARRTGGAVEDVNDEQVVDAIRLLAQTEGIFAETAGGVTVGVTRKLVEAGLIDPDLTTVVLNTGDGLKTLDAVADTSQATVTIRPSLEAFRDAGLAL, encoded by the coding sequence ATGAGGAGAAAGGGCCTCGCCTCCATGGCTGTTCAGACTGTCACCCCCGCCACTTCGGTCGACCTCGGTCCCGCGTCCGGGCTTTCCTGCCGTGAATGCGGTGAAGTGTTCGCACTCGGCCCGATTTTCGCCTGCGAGCTGTGTTTCGGACCGCTCGAAGTCGCGTACGACCTCCCCCTCGGTGACCCCGAGGCGCTGCGCAAGCAGATCGAGGCCGGCCCCGCCAACATCTGGCGCTACGCCCCCCTGCTGCCCGTCCCCGCCGACGTCGCCGACAAGCCCAACCTGAACCCGGGCTGGACCAAGCTCGTCCAGGCCGACAACCTCGCCCGCGAGATCGGCGTCGCCCCCGGCAAGCTGTTCGTCAAGGACGACTCCGGCAACCCGACCCACTCCTTCAAGGACCGGGTCGTCGCCCAGGCCATCGAGGCCGCCCGCGCCTTCGGCTTCACCACCCTCTCCTGCTCCTCCACCGGCAACCTGGCCGGCGCCGTCGGCGCCGCCGCCGCCCGCGCCGGTTTCCGCTCCTGCGTGTTCATCCCGCACGACCTGGAGCAGGGCAAGGTCGTCATGGCCGGTGTCTACGGCGGTGACCTGGTCGCCATCGAGGGCAACTACGACGACGTCAACCGCTTCTGCTCGGAGCTCATCGGCGACCCGCTCGGCGAGGGCTGGGGCTTCGTCAACGTCAACCTCCGCCCGTACTACGGCGAGGGCTCCAAGACGCTGGCGTACGAGATCTGCGAGCAGCTCGGCTGGGTCATCCCCGACCAGCTGGTCATCCCGATCGCCTCGGGATCCCAGCTCACGAAGATCGACAAGGGCCTCCAGGAGCTCATCAAGCTGGGCCTCGTCGAGGACAAGCCGTACAAGATCTTCGGTGCCCAGGCCGAGGGCTGCTCCCCGGTGTCGGTGGCCTTCAAGGCGGGCCAGGACGTCGTACGGCCCCAGAAGCCGAACACGATCGCCAAGTCGCTCGCGATCGGCAACCCGGCCGACGGCCCGTACGTCCTCGACATCGCCCGCCGGACCGGCGGCGCCGTGGAGGACGTGAACGACGAGCAGGTCGTGGACGCGATCCGGCTGCTCGCCCAGACCGAGGGCATCTTCGCGGAGACCGCGGGCGGCGTGACCGTCGGTGTCACCAGGAAGCTCGTCGAGGCGGGGCTGATCGACCCGGACCTCACCACCGTCGTCCTCAACACCGGCGACGGACTCAAGACCCTGGACGCGGTGGCCGACACCTCTCAGGCGACCGTCACCATCCGCCCGAGCCTGGAAGCGTTCCGCGACGCCGGCCTGGCGCTCTGA
- a CDS encoding MoaD/ThiS family protein: MAVNVRIPTILRTYTGGRSEVQAEGTTLAEVIADLEKNHTGIAARVLDDQGKLRRFVNVYVNDDDVRFEQGLETATPAGAGVSIIPAVAGG, translated from the coding sequence ATGGCCGTGAACGTCCGCATCCCCACCATCCTCCGCACCTACACGGGCGGTCGGTCCGAGGTCCAGGCCGAGGGCACGACCCTCGCCGAGGTCATCGCGGACCTGGAGAAGAACCACACGGGCATCGCCGCCCGCGTCCTGGACGACCAGGGCAAGCTGCGCCGCTTCGTCAACGTCTACGTGAACGACGACGACGTGCGCTTCGAGCAGGGCCTGGAGACGGCCACCCCGGCCGGCGCGGGCGTCTCGATCATCCCGGCCGTCGCCGGCGGCTGA
- a CDS encoding cold-shock protein, translated as MAQGTVKWFNAEKGYGFIAVDGGADVFVHYSAIQMDGYRSLEEGQRVEFEISQGQKGPQADMVKLAV; from the coding sequence ATGGCTCAGGGCACCGTCAAATGGTTCAACGCGGAGAAGGGCTACGGCTTCATCGCGGTAGACGGTGGTGCGGATGTTTTCGTCCACTACAGCGCGATCCAGATGGATGGCTACCGCAGTCTCGAAGAGGGCCAGCGGGTCGAGTTCGAGATCTCGCAGGGCCAGAAGGGTCCGCAGGCGGACATGGTCAAGCTCGCCGTCTGA
- the groL gene encoding chaperonin GroEL (60 kDa chaperone family; promotes refolding of misfolded polypeptides especially under stressful conditions; forms two stacked rings of heptamers to form a barrel-shaped 14mer; ends can be capped by GroES; misfolded proteins enter the barrel where they are refolded when GroES binds) translates to MAKIIAFDEEARRGLERGMNQLADAVKVTLGPKGRNVVLEKKWGAPTITNDGVSIAKEIELEDPYEKIGAELVKEVAKKTDDVAGDGTTTATVLAQALVREGLRNVAAGANPMALKRGIEKAVEAVSGALLEQAKDVETKEQIASTASISAADTQIGELIAEAMDKVGKEGVITVEESQTFGLELELTEGMRFDKGYISAYFATDMERMESSLDDPYLLIVNSKISSVKDLLPLLEKVMQSGKPLLIIAEDVEGEALSTLVVNKIRGTFKSVAVKAPGFGDRRKAMLNDIAILTGGTVISEEVGLKLENAGLDLLGRARKVVITKDETTIVDGAGDSEQVAGRVNQIRAEIENSDSDYDREKLQERLAKLAGGVAVIKAGAATEVELKERKHRIEDAVRNAKAAVEEGIVAGGGVALLQASSVFEKLEADLAGDEATGANIVKLALEAPLKQIAINAGLEGGVVAEKVRNLPVGHGLNAATNEYVDLIAEGIIDPAKVTRSALQNAASIAALFLTTEAVIADKPEKASAPAGGGMPGGDMDF, encoded by the coding sequence ATGGCCAAGATCATCGCGTTCGACGAGGAGGCCCGGCGCGGTCTCGAGCGCGGCATGAACCAGCTCGCTGACGCCGTCAAGGTCACCCTCGGCCCGAAGGGCCGCAACGTCGTCCTCGAGAAGAAGTGGGGCGCCCCCACGATCACCAACGATGGTGTCTCCATCGCCAAGGAGATCGAGCTCGAGGACCCGTACGAGAAGATCGGCGCCGAGCTGGTCAAGGAAGTCGCCAAGAAGACGGACGACGTCGCCGGCGACGGTACGACCACCGCCACCGTTCTCGCCCAGGCGCTCGTCCGCGAGGGCCTCCGCAACGTTGCCGCGGGTGCCAACCCGATGGCCCTCAAGCGCGGTATCGAGAAGGCCGTCGAGGCCGTCTCGGGCGCCCTGCTCGAGCAGGCGAAGGATGTCGAGACCAAGGAGCAGATCGCTTCGACGGCCTCCATCTCCGCCGCCGACACCCAGATCGGCGAGCTCATCGCCGAGGCGATGGACAAGGTCGGCAAGGAAGGCGTCATCACCGTCGAGGAGTCCCAGACCTTCGGTCTGGAGCTTGAGCTCACCGAGGGCATGCGCTTCGACAAGGGCTACATCTCGGCGTACTTCGCCACCGACATGGAGCGCATGGAGTCGTCGCTCGACGACCCGTACCTCCTCATCGTCAACTCCAAGATCTCCTCGGTGAAGGACCTCCTCCCGCTCCTGGAGAAGGTCATGCAGTCGGGCAAGCCGCTGCTGATCATCGCCGAGGACGTCGAGGGCGAGGCCCTGTCGACCCTGGTCGTCAACAAGATCCGCGGCACCTTCAAGTCCGTCGCGGTCAAGGCCCCGGGCTTCGGCGACCGCCGCAAGGCGATGCTGAACGACATCGCCATCCTCACCGGCGGCACGGTCATCTCCGAGGAGGTCGGCCTGAAGCTGGAGAACGCGGGCCTCGACCTGCTGGGCCGCGCCCGCAAGGTCGTCATCACCAAGGACGAGACCACCATCGTCGACGGTGCCGGTGACAGCGAGCAGGTCGCCGGTCGCGTGAACCAGATCCGCGCCGAGATCGAGAACAGCGACTCGGACTACGACCGCGAGAAGCTGCAGGAGCGCCTGGCGAAGCTCGCCGGCGGTGTTGCGGTCATCAAGGCCGGTGCCGCGACCGAGGTCGAGCTCAAGGAGCGCAAGCACCGCATCGAGGACGCCGTTCGCAACGCGAAGGCGGCCGTCGAGGAGGGCATCGTCGCCGGTGGCGGCGTGGCTCTGCTCCAGGCCTCCTCGGTCTTCGAGAAGCTCGAGGCCGACCTCGCGGGCGACGAGGCCACGGGCGCGAACATCGTGAAGCTGGCCCTTGAGGCCCCGCTGAAGCAGATCGCGATCAACGCCGGCCTCGAGGGCGGCGTCGTGGCGGAGAAGGTCCGCAACCTGCCCGTCGGCCACGGCCTGAACGCCGCGACCAACGAGTACGTCGACCTCATCGCCGAGGGCATCATCGACCCGGCGAAGGTCACGCGCTCCGCGCTGCAGAACGCCGCGTCGATCGCCGCGCTGTTCCTCACCACCGAGGCCGTCATCGCCGACAAGCCGGAGAAGGCGTCCGCGCCGGCCGGCGGCGGCATGCCGGGCGGTGACATGGACTTCTGA